GCGTTCAGCAAACTGCTGCCGCTGCCGATCCAGCCGGCCCTGCAGATCGGCGACCTGCTGTTGTCGCTGATCTATGGCCTGCTCACCGCGCTCGCCTTCGCGCTGTGGCCGCTCGGCCGCGTCCACGACGTGCCGGTGGCGACGCTGTTCCGCGAAACCCACGGCAACGAATGGCACTGGCCGCGGCGACGCTATCTGGCAATGATGGCCGCGGTGGTCGCGCTGTTGATCGCCGTCGCCGTCGGCCTCGCCTACGACAAGCGCGTGGCGTTGATCTTCATCGCCACGGCCGCCGCGGTGTTCGGCCTGCTGCGGCTGGTCGCGGTGCTGGTGATGGCGGCCGCCCGCCATGCGCCGCGGCTGCGGATGCCGATGCTGCGGCTGGCGATCGCCAACATTCACCGGCCCGGCGCGCTGACGCCATCGGTGGTGCTGTCGCTCGGCCTCGGGCTGACCGTGCTCGTCACCATCACCCAGATCGACCGCAACCTGCAGCGCCAGTTCATGGCCCAGCTGCCGGAGAAAGCGCCGTCGTTCTTCTTCGTCGATATCCCCTCGGGCGACGCCGAGCGCTTCGACCAGTTTCTCGCCAAACAGGTTCCGGACGGCAAGATCGAGCGGGTGCCGATGCTGCGCGGGCGTATCGTCGAGGCGCGCGGCGTGAAGGCGGAGCAGCTGAAGCCGACGCCGGACGCCGAATGGGTGCTGCAGAGCGACCGCGGCCTCAGCTACACCGGCGAGGTCCCGTCCGGTTCCAAGGTCGTCGAGGGCGACTGGTGGGGAGCCGACTACAATGGGCCACCGCTGGTGTCGTTCGAGAAGAAGCTCGCCGACGGCCTCGGCCTGAAGCTCGGCGACAGCGTCACCGTCAACGTCCTCGGCCGCAACCTGACGGCGAAGATCGCCAACATGCGCTCGGTCGACTGGCAGAGCCTCGGCATCAACTTCGTTCTGGTGTTCTCGCCGAATACGTTCCGTGGCGCGCCGCACACCCACATCGCCACGCTGACCGAACCGAACGCGAGCCCTGAGAATGACGCGCGGATCATCAAGGCGGTCGCCGAGGCGTTTCCGAGCGTCACCAGCGTTCGTGTCCGGGAAGCGCTGCAGACGGTGGGAACCGTGGTCACCAATCTGGTGCTGGCGATCCGCGGCGCCAGCGCCATCACCCTGATCGCCGCCATGCTGGTGCTGGGCGGCGCGCTGGCCGCAGGCCATCGGCACCGGGTTTACGATGCCGTGATCCTGAAGACGCTCGGCGCGACCCGCTGGCGGCTGATCGGCGCCTATGCCTTCGAATACCTCCTGATCGGGCTTGCCACGGCGGCGTTCGGATTGCTGTCCGGCACGGTCGCGGCCTGGCTGATCGTGACCCGGCTGATGACGCTTTCGTTCGCCTGGGACGGCGCCAGCGCGGCCGCCGTGCTCGTCGGCGCGCTGGCCGTGACAATCGGCCTCGGCCTGATTGGAACACTGCTGGCGCTCGGCCAGAAACCCGCGCCCGTGCTCAGGAATTTATGACAAAATGTAGCAGCGGAATCGGGCTCTAGCGACATTCAGCCGCGCGTAGACCGTTGCAGCGAATGTGTTAGTTTCCCACATCTTCTTCGGGTCGGAGGCCACTCGAAATGCAGCCCGAACAGGCTCGCGGACCGGTGGCATCCGGGAATAATGACGAGCCGGCGGCACGAGCCCTTCGCGGCCTGCCGGACAACCTTCGAGGTTTCGACCATGTCGGACTTGGACCGTAACTACGCATCTCCTTTCGGCCGGGCTGCCACCCGCGCGGATGCCGCGACCGTCGATGCCGGTCTGCGGGCCTACATGCTGCGCATCTACAACTACATGGTGATCGGCCTCGCCATCACCGGCTTCGCCGCGCTCGGCGTCTATATGTTCGCCGTGACCGGTGATGCCGCCTCCGCCGTCAAGAACGCCTCCGGGGCGGCTCTGGCGCTGAAGAGCGGCCAGTACCTGACCCCGTTCGGCTACGCGATGTTCGCCAGCCCGCTGAAGTGGCTGTTCATCCTGGCCCCGCTGGTCATGGTGTTCGCCATCTCGTTCGGCATCCAGCGGCTGAAGCCGGCAACGGCGCAGATGCTGTTCTGGGCCTTCGCGGCGCTGATGGGCATCTCGTTGTCGTCGATCTTCCTGGTGTACACGCACACCTCGATCGTGCGCGTGTTCTTCATCACGGCGGCTTCGTTCGGTGCGCTCAGCCTGTACGGCTATACCACCCAGCGTGACCTGACCGGCATGGGCTCGTTCCTGATCATGGGCCTGTTCGGCGTCATCATCGCGAGCCTGGTCAACATCTTCCTGGCCTCGTCGATGCTGCAGTTCGTGGTGTCGGTGGTGGGCGTGCTGGTGTTCGCGGGCCTGACCGCCTGGGATACCCAGCGGCTGAAGAACGAGTACATCTACGGCTATGCCGGCGAAGGCGACGTTGCCGAGCGTTCGGCGATCATGGGTGCGCTCTCGCTGTACCTGAACTTCATCAACCTGTTCACGCTGCTGATGCAGCTCCTCGGCCAGCGCGAGTAAGCGCCAAGCCGATCCGAGACCAACCGAACCCCGGCCGCGAGGCCGGGGTTTTTGCTGGCCGGTCGATGTCCGTCATCCAGCCTGTCATGCCGGCGTGCGGATGCTGGGCGGCCGTGGCGCAGATGGCCAGATCCTCTCGCCTTCCGCCTGCCTTCCGCCTTCGCCGTTCTCGCATGGCAGCGATCCGGGCGACGCGATCAGCGCGATCAGACCAAAGACAGCTTGCGGTCGATCACCAGCAGCACGCGGTCCAGTTCGTGGCCGCGCCGCAGGATATGGCCGGTCGCCGAGATGACGCTGTAGGCGCCCTGCTTGCGCGCCAGCCGCGGGTTCTTCTCGATCCGGTAGAGCGGCATCTCCGAGGAGCGGCGGAAGATCGAGAACACCGCGCGGTCCTTCAGGAAGTCGATCGCGTAGTCGCGCCACTCGCCGGCCGCAACCTGCCGGCCATAAAGGTTGAGAATCCGATTGAGTTCGAAACGATTGAAGGTGACCCGTCCGGGAGCGGCAGCAGGCGAAACGCGCTCCGCTCCCCGGCTCTCGCTGGGCTCACCATCGCCGGGCATCAGGCTCATGCGGCGCCTCCTCGCTTCATCGGCAAGCATGATCGCGCCGCAGACCACCATCCGCAAGCGCTAGGTGACAGGCGTGTGAAAATTATCGTTGTGCGGATCGATGCAGATCGTCACGGAAACGTTAGCCAAACCATAATCATGCCAAATTTCGGCCAACCCCGCGCCGCCCTGGCTTGCGATACAACAATCTCTGCGTTGGCCCGGTTCTTCTGGTCCTGGATTCCTCAGCCCCCAGCCCCCCGGGATTGAAAGGACCGGGCCTGTTTCGCAGAGAGACGAACCTCCGAAGACAAACAGGCCAACGCAAGTTGGCCTTTTTTGTTGGCCTGAGCTTTCGGACTTCCCGTTTTGGGGCTGGCGCTTTGGATTTGGCGGGGCCGCCGCGTAGCACCACGACCTTCGCAGCCGCTGTTATCACGCAAAGCGCGAGCATGTTCTGATCGAATCAGAGCCAAAGCTCTCGATTCTCGTTTTGACGCGTTTTCGTCACGCGAATTGGTTTCCATTCCGGATCAAGTCCGGGACAGGCTTTCGAAAACGCGTGGTGAGACCGTGAAGACCGAAGCGCTTGGGCAGCTCCGACGATCAATCGACCCGCATCACAACGGACCGCACCAACAGGACTATCGAAAGCCTGGATGGAGGAGCGCTGTCCGGCTCAGCGCAGGGTGGCGTAGCTCGCGCCGAGCATGGCACCCGGCTTCTCGCGGCTGCCTTCCTGCACATAGACCACCGCGCCATCAACCCCCTGCCCCGAGAGATTCTCGATCGGCACGGTCCAACTCGCCGACTTGCCGGTCCAGTCGCCGACCTTCAGCCAGTTGCGCACGACGTTGTGGTAGATGACTTCCTTGCCCTTGTTCTCGCCACGGGCAATCGACACCGGCATCGCCTTGGCGATCGCGCTGATCCAGACCTCGCCGGGATGAACGCCCGCCGGCGCATCCGGGACCGAAATGCCGATCTGTCCGTTTGCAACCGCCACCTTGACCGGGACGGACATCACACCGGACTTACCGGTACTGTCCTTGATCGCCTGCTCGATCCCCGCGCGATCGCTGCCGAGCGCATGCAGCTTGCCGTTGACGACGATCTGCGGCGTATAGACCTGCCGGTCGCCGCGGGCCTTCGAATACGCTTTCTGCCGCGCGGTGAATTTCGGATCGGCCAGCGTGTCCTTCCAGCCAAGATAATCCCAGTAGTCGATCGGCAGGCTGACGGCGACCACGGTCGGATCCTTCGCGATCTCGCCCAGCAACCTGTCCGCTTCCGGACACGACGAGCATCCTTGCGAGGTGAACAGCTCGACGACTGCGCGGGTCTGCGCCGAAGCTTGCGTCGCAAAAAACAGACCTACTGCGGCAATGGCGACAGAGAGCCCTGTTCGTTCTTTGTATTGCGGGAATTCGCTTCGCATTGCTCCATACATCGCGGCGTCTCGCCCGATTCATTTAGCGAAAAGGCGGCCTCACTCATAGGC
The sequence above is drawn from the Afipia sp. P52-10 genome and encodes:
- a CDS encoding ABC transporter permease; translation: MSSITSELPRPNRADRDRASSQAWRYAMRELRGGLRGFYVFIACIALGVFAIAGVGALSSSLSGSLEREGRTLLGGDVAFSLIQREAKPEERAYLATLGQVSTVSTMRAMVRARDGQLALVELKSVDDAYPTFGALTAEPALAASEMLAERDGAFGAGADAVLLARLGLKVGDSVTVGNATFQIRSVIAAEPDKLAGGVGLGPRFLISENALRATGLLQPGSLVRWIYRLKLSDTAASDATVTSLTETVRKALPDAGWEIRSRSNASPQLERNINRFTQFLTLVGLAALLVGGVGVANAVKSHLDRKRDVIATLKALGATGDGVFTIYLVQIIVLALIGALIGLAAGAALPFFVVGAFSKLLPLPIQPALQIGDLLLSLIYGLLTALAFALWPLGRVHDVPVATLFRETHGNEWHWPRRRYLAMMAAVVALLIAVAVGLAYDKRVALIFIATAAAVFGLLRLVAVLVMAAARHAPRLRMPMLRLAIANIHRPGALTPSVVLSLGLGLTVLVTITQIDRNLQRQFMAQLPEKAPSFFFVDIPSGDAERFDQFLAKQVPDGKIERVPMLRGRIVEARGVKAEQLKPTPDAEWVLQSDRGLSYTGEVPSGSKVVEGDWWGADYNGPPLVSFEKKLADGLGLKLGDSVTVNVLGRNLTAKIANMRSVDWQSLGINFVLVFSPNTFRGAPHTHIATLTEPNASPENDARIIKAVAEAFPSVTSVRVREALQTVGTVVTNLVLAIRGASAITLIAAMLVLGGALAAGHRHRVYDAVILKTLGATRWRLIGAYAFEYLLIGLATAAFGLLSGTVAAWLIVTRLMTLSFAWDGASAAAVLVGALAVTIGLGLIGTLLALGQKPAPVLRNL
- a CDS encoding Bax inhibitor-1/YccA family protein, whose translation is MSDLDRNYASPFGRAATRADAATVDAGLRAYMLRIYNYMVIGLAITGFAALGVYMFAVTGDAASAVKNASGAALALKSGQYLTPFGYAMFASPLKWLFILAPLVMVFAISFGIQRLKPATAQMLFWAFAALMGISLSSIFLVYTHTSIVRVFFITAASFGALSLYGYTTQRDLTGMGSFLIMGLFGVIIASLVNIFLASSMLQFVVSVVGVLVFAGLTAWDTQRLKNEYIYGYAGEGDVAERSAIMGALSLYLNFINLFTLLMQLLGQRE
- a CDS encoding DUF2794 domain-containing protein, whose translation is MSLMPGDGEPSESRGAERVSPAAAPGRVTFNRFELNRILNLYGRQVAAGEWRDYAIDFLKDRAVFSIFRRSSEMPLYRIEKNPRLARKQGAYSVISATGHILRRGHELDRVLLVIDRKLSLV
- a CDS encoding thioredoxin family protein, whose amino-acid sequence is MRSEFPQYKERTGLSVAIAAVGLFFATQASAQTRAVVELFTSQGCSSCPEADRLLGEIAKDPTVVAVSLPIDYWDYLGWKDTLADPKFTARQKAYSKARGDRQVYTPQIVVNGKLHALGSDRAGIEQAIKDSTGKSGVMSVPVKVAVANGQIGISVPDAPAGVHPGEVWISAIAKAMPVSIARGENKGKEVIYHNVVRNWLKVGDWTGKSASWTVPIENLSGQGVDGAVVYVQEGSREKPGAMLGASYATLR